The Fulvivirga ligni genome window below encodes:
- a CDS encoding response regulator transcription factor, protein MAKILLVEDDSEVCAFINKGLAEQGYDVSVAMEGLQGKQMAITHEYDLIILDIMLPGINGIEICKAVREVRQTPILFLTALGSTENVVLGLDSGADDYLKKPFKFIELLARVRTLLRRSPVQTTSDKEDVFTFSDLVLDDQTKTVKRGGVEVSLTSTEYRLLFMFIKNAKRVLSRVDMLEEVWGVQFDLGTNVVDVYVNYLRKKLEKVNPKRLIHTVIGMGYVLKEES, encoded by the coding sequence ATGGCAAAGATTCTGTTGGTAGAAGATGATAGTGAGGTTTGTGCCTTCATTAATAAAGGCCTGGCCGAGCAGGGCTACGATGTTAGCGTGGCCATGGAAGGATTACAGGGCAAGCAAATGGCCATTACCCACGAGTATGACCTGATCATATTAGATATTATGCTGCCCGGGATTAATGGTATAGAAATATGTAAAGCTGTGCGGGAGGTGAGGCAAACGCCCATTTTGTTTTTAACCGCTTTGGGCAGCACTGAAAATGTGGTGCTAGGTCTGGATTCAGGTGCGGATGACTATCTCAAAAAGCCTTTTAAATTCATTGAGTTATTGGCGCGCGTCCGAACATTGCTCAGAAGAAGCCCGGTTCAAACCACCTCCGATAAAGAAGATGTCTTTACCTTTTCAGATTTGGTGCTGGATGATCAGACCAAAACAGTGAAAAGGGGTGGAGTAGAGGTGTCTCTCACATCCACCGAATATAGGCTTTTGTTCATGTTCATCAAGAATGCCAAACGGGTACTTTCCAGAGTAGATATGCTGGAGGAAGTTTGGGGAGTACAGTTCGATCTGGGAACCAACGTAGTGGATGTATACGTCAATTACTTAAGGAAGAAGCTGGAGAAAGTTAATCCTAAGAGATTGATTCACACGGTGATAGGCATGGGTTATGTATTAAAAGAAGAGTCATGA
- a CDS encoding septal ring lytic transglycosylase RlpA family protein, with translation MKRTIPILLLIITACTSDKPTKPQPEPYTQEGVASYYARMLEGRPTASGDAYTKDSLTAAHNQLPLGTILQVTNLDNDSTVMVEVNDRGPYSKNRILDLSRRAAKKLGMMESGTAHIRLEVKEAAEGYSVSDSIAKND, from the coding sequence ATGAAAAGAACCATACCTATCCTTCTCCTAATCATCACAGCCTGTACTTCTGATAAACCTACTAAACCGCAGCCCGAGCCATACACTCAGGAGGGAGTCGCCTCATACTATGCGCGAATGCTGGAAGGCAGACCCACGGCCAGTGGTGATGCTTATACTAAGGACAGTCTAACCGCAGCGCATAATCAATTGCCTTTGGGTACTATTCTGCAAGTCACGAATCTGGATAATGATAGCACCGTAATGGTAGAGGTAAATGATCGTGGACCATATTCAAAAAACAGAATACTAGACCTTTCCAGAAGGGCAGCTAAAAAGCTGGGCATGATGGAGAGCGGTACCGCACATATTCGCCTGGAGGTGAAAGAGGCAGCAGAAGGATATTCCGTTAGTGATTCAATTGCTAAAAATGATTAG
- a CDS encoding YqjF family protein, with translation MSFLKAEWRKLALANYAIDPDILKKHVPHGTELDLWNNTCYVSLVGFMFKNTKLLGLPIPFHINFEEVNLRFYVRSKYNGEWRRGVVFIKELVPKPMLTFVANTVYQEHYQTLPMSHKWVEHEDHREVTYAWKYQKEENIFTVKADLKASEIPEGSETEFITEHYWGYTQAKANTTFEYEVTHPRWQAYSVQDYRIDVNFPALYGDEFGLLCDLEPQSVMLAEGSKITVENKRKL, from the coding sequence ATGAGTTTTTTAAAAGCTGAATGGAGAAAACTGGCACTGGCCAATTATGCAATAGACCCAGATATATTAAAGAAACATGTGCCACATGGCACTGAGCTGGACCTGTGGAATAACACCTGCTACGTGAGTTTAGTGGGGTTTATGTTTAAGAATACGAAATTGCTTGGGCTACCTATTCCATTTCATATCAATTTTGAAGAGGTTAACCTCAGGTTTTATGTGCGAAGCAAATATAATGGAGAATGGCGAAGGGGAGTGGTTTTTATTAAAGAGCTGGTACCTAAGCCCATGCTTACTTTTGTCGCCAACACCGTGTACCAAGAGCACTATCAAACCCTACCTATGAGCCATAAATGGGTGGAACATGAAGATCACAGGGAAGTGACCTATGCCTGGAAGTATCAAAAGGAGGAGAATATTTTCACTGTAAAGGCTGATTTAAAAGCCAGTGAAATACCTGAAGGTTCTGAAACAGAGTTTATTACCGAGCATTATTGGGGTTATACACAAGCAAAAGCGAATACCACCTTCGAATATGAAGTGACGCACCCCAGATGGCAGGCCTATTCCGTACAGGATTACAGAATAGACGTAAACTTCCCGGCACTATATGGAGATGAATTCGGCTTGCTATGTGATTTAGAACCGCAGTCAGTGATGCTGGCCGAAGGTTCTAAAATTACGGTGGAGAATAAGAGGAAGTTGTGA
- a CDS encoding sulfatase family protein, translating to MKKLLLAFLASGILFSCSKTEKDKQEKSIAKKPNILFIMTDDHGLQAISAYQGLYKDVAPTPNIDRIAHEGAIFTNAFCTNSICGPSRASIITGKYSHLNKYYKNEGNGPYSHFDADQITLPKILKDNGYQTAMVGKWHLHSVPQGFDYYNYHIAVDGQGYYWNPVYNQNGDTLRAKGYSTNLTTNYGLDWLKQQKGEEPFALFLQYKAPHRPWRPDSVYQHLFDGVEIPYPKTFDDDYATRELTAGKQMMEVGTYLNRQDLKLTPPEGLTPKERNDWLRTGDKGEYFSPSDTLGGEALKRWKYQRWIKDYLAVVRSVDDNIGKVLKYLDDNGLTENTIVVYTSDQGFYLGDHGWFDKRFMYEPSLHMPLMVRYPKVVKAGQQIDKMVLNVDFAPSLLQAAGIEPDKSMQGNDFFTLFEGENVPWREAMYYHYYEYPKWHNVQPHYGIRTDRYKLIHYYYNIDVWELFDLQNDPDELHNIYDDPDNEELIQTLKIKMAELQKQYGDTTSVEDMKKITSHAMLTY from the coding sequence ATGAAAAAGTTATTGCTGGCTTTTCTTGCTTCAGGTATTCTCTTCAGTTGTTCGAAAACAGAAAAAGACAAACAAGAAAAGTCGATTGCAAAAAAGCCCAACATCCTCTTTATCATGACGGATGACCATGGGCTGCAGGCCATTAGTGCCTATCAGGGCCTTTATAAAGACGTGGCGCCTACTCCCAATATTGACAGGATAGCGCATGAAGGTGCCATTTTTACCAACGCCTTTTGTACTAACTCTATCTGCGGGCCCAGCAGGGCTTCAATTATCACAGGGAAGTACAGTCATTTAAACAAGTATTATAAAAATGAAGGCAACGGTCCGTATTCTCATTTTGATGCTGACCAGATAACGCTGCCTAAAATATTGAAGGATAATGGCTACCAAACCGCCATGGTAGGCAAGTGGCACTTGCACTCGGTGCCTCAGGGCTTTGATTATTATAATTATCACATTGCTGTGGATGGGCAGGGCTACTATTGGAACCCTGTTTATAACCAAAATGGAGATACCTTGCGGGCCAAAGGATATTCCACTAATCTGACCACCAATTATGGTTTGGACTGGTTGAAGCAGCAGAAAGGAGAAGAGCCTTTTGCTTTATTTCTTCAATACAAAGCCCCACACAGGCCATGGCGACCAGACAGTGTCTATCAGCATTTGTTTGATGGTGTGGAGATTCCGTATCCTAAAACCTTTGACGATGATTATGCCACCCGCGAACTAACAGCGGGAAAGCAGATGATGGAGGTGGGCACCTATTTGAATCGGCAGGATTTAAAATTGACCCCGCCTGAAGGGCTCACACCAAAGGAGAGGAATGACTGGCTCAGAACAGGAGATAAAGGTGAGTATTTTTCACCGTCCGATACACTGGGGGGTGAAGCCCTGAAAAGATGGAAATATCAAAGGTGGATCAAGGATTACCTGGCCGTGGTGAGGTCCGTAGATGATAATATTGGAAAGGTCCTTAAGTATTTGGATGATAATGGATTAACAGAGAATACGATTGTGGTATATACCTCAGACCAAGGTTTCTATTTGGGTGATCATGGCTGGTTTGATAAGCGCTTTATGTACGAGCCATCCTTACACATGCCATTGATGGTAAGATACCCAAAAGTGGTAAAGGCAGGACAGCAAATCGATAAAATGGTGCTTAATGTCGATTTTGCTCCTTCTCTGCTCCAAGCTGCTGGTATAGAGCCGGATAAGAGCATGCAAGGCAATGACTTCTTTACTTTGTTTGAAGGTGAAAATGTGCCCTGGAGAGAGGCTATGTACTATCATTATTATGAATACCCCAAGTGGCATAATGTGCAGCCGCATTATGGCATCAGAACAGATCGCTATAAGCTGATTCATTATTACTACAATATTGATGTTTGGGAGCTGTTTGATCTGCAGAATGATCCTGATGAATTACATAATATCTATGACGATCCTGATAATGAAGAATTGATACAAACCCTTAAAATAAAGATGGCTGAGCTGCAAAAACAATATGGAGATACCACCAGCGTTGAGGATATGAAAAAGATAACCTCACATGCCATGTTAACCTACTAA
- a CDS encoding DUF1801 domain-containing protein yields the protein MELRQIEEFYLAQPSPNQECMLAIHSLILSVDADIETAWKYKLPFFCYRKKMMCYIWKDKKTQWPYIGVADGKLIDHPLLQVGDRARMAVIPINPYEDLPAEAIKEIVSEAIQIIKRKLKK from the coding sequence ATGGAACTACGGCAAATAGAAGAGTTCTACCTGGCTCAGCCATCGCCGAATCAGGAGTGTATGCTGGCCATACATTCGCTCATTCTATCTGTAGATGCCGATATTGAGACTGCCTGGAAGTATAAGCTGCCATTTTTCTGCTACCGAAAAAAAATGATGTGCTACATCTGGAAGGACAAAAAAACACAATGGCCTTACATAGGTGTGGCCGACGGCAAGCTCATTGATCATCCTTTATTGCAGGTGGGCGACCGGGCCCGGATGGCCGTAATTCCAATCAACCCTTATGAAGATTTACCGGCAGAAGCTATCAAAGAGATAGTTTCTGAAGCCATTCAAATCATTAAACGCAAATTGAAAAAATGA
- a CDS encoding SRPBCC domain-containing protein, which translates to MTVGKTQSVGFQVGVRKTINCSLEELWDYVLGKGMPLWFGDSKEEPEINKELHSSTGNYGKITTLVPQSHFRMQFKFNSWTNTSAVQVRFIKAKTGTTLSFHQDKLTDERQREEMKSYWSKVLNHVSEEFL; encoded by the coding sequence ATGACCGTTGGAAAAACTCAATCGGTTGGTTTTCAGGTAGGTGTACGAAAAACCATTAACTGTTCTTTAGAGGAATTATGGGATTACGTACTGGGCAAAGGCATGCCTTTATGGTTTGGAGATTCGAAAGAAGAGCCAGAGATAAACAAGGAACTACATAGCTCTACAGGAAATTACGGCAAGATCACCACCCTCGTCCCACAGTCACATTTCAGAATGCAGTTTAAATTCAATTCCTGGACTAACACATCTGCTGTGCAAGTAAGATTCATCAAGGCAAAAACCGGCACTACTCTCAGCTTTCATCAAGATAAGCTTACTGATGAAAGGCAAAGAGAAGAAATGAAAAGTTATTGGTCAAAAGTGCTTAATCATGTTAGTGAGGAGTTTTTATGA
- a CDS encoding YcxB family protein, producing the protein MATKFTYQLQEEDYLTQHLFLVSQVSGNKRKIRWIIMTGACFFMSYYMYTKGDAWFTTYFLIIGVLILFFYPMYLRWLYTRHYKKHIRNNFSNNFNKDVSLILESDHLISDDYESQNKINYSTLEYMVELKQHYFLKFSGGMLLILPKERIEDLPKLKEELQKISKEHEVPINDGTKWKWR; encoded by the coding sequence ATGGCCACAAAATTCACATACCAACTTCAGGAAGAAGATTATCTCACTCAGCACTTATTTCTAGTCTCTCAAGTATCAGGAAATAAAAGAAAAATACGCTGGATCATCATGACAGGCGCATGCTTTTTCATGTCCTATTATATGTACACTAAGGGAGATGCCTGGTTTACTACTTATTTTCTCATCATTGGCGTTCTAATACTGTTTTTCTACCCGATGTATCTGCGCTGGTTATATACCAGGCATTATAAAAAGCATATCAGAAACAATTTCTCCAATAATTTTAATAAGGATGTTTCTCTGATTTTAGAAAGTGATCACCTGATTTCTGATGATTATGAGAGCCAGAATAAAATCAATTATTCCACCCTGGAGTACATGGTAGAACTGAAGCAACACTATTTCCTAAAGTTCAGTGGAGGTATGCTTCTGATATTACCAAAAGAAAGAATTGAAGATTTACCAAAGCTGAAAGAGGAACTTCAGAAGATCAGCAAAGAGCATGAAGTACCTATCAATGATGGTACAAAATGGAAGTGGAGATGA
- a CDS encoding DUF3891 family protein, which produces MIVNRKKHGWDIIFQRNHALLAGLVANEVQPAFRPPRWIETLCAILEHDDGQKDWNISTRLSEQGEPLDFTAYDCDLSQAKEVVKESFYKSRWINLLVSMHTSSLYSSVQDKSEDLKRFLTEQEDIQKKIKAELNLSEEQAKDYYSFLRWCDEFSLKLCRSDWERGDHLSLPSLADKNCNLIIAKNGDLTLEPWIFKEKEITVFAEVYELKKESFSSDEELKVAIEKTEPIRREWKIRLNE; this is translated from the coding sequence ATGATTGTAAATCGCAAGAAACACGGCTGGGACATTATCTTTCAAAGAAACCATGCCCTGTTAGCAGGGCTTGTGGCCAATGAGGTGCAGCCTGCATTTAGACCTCCAAGATGGATAGAGACGCTATGTGCGATTTTAGAACATGACGATGGGCAGAAAGACTGGAATATTTCTACACGCCTTTCAGAACAGGGAGAACCCCTGGACTTTACCGCATATGACTGCGACCTGTCACAAGCAAAAGAGGTTGTAAAAGAATCTTTCTACAAATCTCGTTGGATAAACCTACTTGTATCTATGCACACTTCTTCCTTGTATAGCTCAGTGCAAGACAAATCTGAAGATTTAAAGCGTTTTCTTACAGAACAAGAAGATATACAAAAGAAGATTAAAGCCGAATTAAATTTATCTGAAGAGCAAGCCAAGGATTATTACTCATTCCTAAGATGGTGCGATGAGTTTTCCTTAAAATTATGTAGGTCCGACTGGGAAAGAGGTGATCACTTATCCTTACCCTCTTTAGCTGACAAAAATTGCAATCTTATAATTGCGAAGAATGGAGATTTGACATTGGAGCCTTGGATCTTTAAAGAAAAAGAAATTACCGTATTTGCTGAGGTTTATGAATTGAAGAAGGAAAGCTTCAGTTCTGATGAAGAACTTAAGGTTGCGATAGAAAAAACTGAACCAATAAGAAGGGAATGGAAAATCAGGCTGAATGAGTGA
- a CDS encoding sensor histidine kinase, with protein sequence MPYVDNAILNPIDDININPLFNSSSYGLKVNRAESAEEKAEKNKLEFNQLVHDLKSPVNSLKGIVELAQLRLQGGEIKEYLEMMDSCLAKLESKITNTLDMCQKGLLGNEAEEISFEDQIQDILMTMRHVKGFEEVSFDIQVAHSAPFYAPKPVIESILQNLFENAVKYRCPEKERCEVSVMITDHEDGIRIKFSDNGLGIPDDKLPHIFEAHFKSEQHKSSNGLGLFIVQKAIEKLHGDLKVYSKEGEGTTFVINIPNQR encoded by the coding sequence ATGCCATACGTCGACAACGCAATCCTAAACCCGATAGACGACATAAATATTAACCCGCTTTTCAACTCTTCAAGCTATGGCTTAAAAGTTAACCGAGCTGAATCAGCAGAAGAAAAAGCGGAAAAAAATAAGCTAGAATTCAACCAGCTAGTACACGACCTAAAAAGCCCGGTAAATTCATTAAAAGGAATAGTAGAGCTTGCTCAACTTAGACTGCAAGGAGGTGAAATAAAGGAATATCTTGAAATGATGGATAGTTGCCTTGCCAAGCTAGAATCTAAGATTACCAATACCTTAGACATGTGCCAGAAAGGTCTTTTAGGTAATGAAGCTGAAGAAATTAGTTTTGAAGATCAAATCCAGGATATTTTAATGACCATGCGTCATGTTAAAGGATTTGAAGAAGTGAGTTTTGATATTCAGGTAGCCCATAGTGCGCCTTTTTATGCTCCAAAGCCTGTCATTGAATCAATCCTTCAAAACTTATTTGAAAATGCAGTAAAGTACAGATGTCCTGAAAAAGAAAGGTGCGAAGTGTCTGTGATGATCACTGATCATGAAGATGGTATTCGTATCAAATTTTCTGATAACGGACTTGGCATTCCAGATGATAAATTGCCTCATATATTTGAAGCTCATTTTAAATCTGAGCAGCATAAAAGCAGCAATGGACTAGGATTATTTATTGTACAGAAAGCCATTGAAAAACTTCACGGAGATCTTAAAGTTTATAGTAAAGAAGGTGAAGGAACCACTTTTGTGATCAATATTCCCAACCAAAGATAG
- a CDS encoding dipeptidyl-peptidase 3 family protein, translating into MNRMIPKLLSLAFAASVFYSCDSPKKSEDKATDADTTAQESAYKALLDKYTEVTLTTDVSKLSDNQKKMIPLLIQVGEIMDSLFWFEAYGKRDSLFSALKDNDAKKFTTINYGPWDRLNNNQPFIEGVGAKPAGANFYPENMDKAEFESANLEGSKSLYTFIRRTEEGGLKVVPYYDMFSDQVNRAADLLKKAAGYADNEQLKKYLNLRAEALLTDEYYDSDIAWMDMTTNQIDIIAGPIENYEDQLYGYKASHEAYVLVKDMEWSEKLAKYATLLPELQKGIPVAEEYKAEKPGSDSQLAAFDVIYYAGDCNAGSKTIAVNLPNDEGVQLKKGTRRSQLKNAMKAKFDKILVPIADELIDESQRKHITFDAFFANTMFHEVAHGLGIKNTINNKGTVREALKENASALEEGKADILGLYMITWLHERDEVDGELMDYYTTFLASIFRSVRFGASSAHGKANMIRFNYFKEQGAFTRNPETGKYKVDFEKMAVAMNSLSEKILTLQGDGDYDGVSQLVTDKAMISAELQGDLDLLTEKNIPVDIVFKQGVKVLGL; encoded by the coding sequence ATGAACCGAATGATACCAAAACTACTATCACTGGCTTTTGCGGCCAGTGTTTTCTATAGTTGTGATTCACCGAAAAAGTCTGAGGATAAAGCCACTGACGCCGATACCACGGCTCAGGAATCCGCTTATAAGGCTTTACTGGATAAATACACTGAAGTAACACTCACCACCGATGTGAGTAAGCTCAGCGATAACCAAAAGAAAATGATCCCACTCCTCATCCAGGTAGGTGAGATTATGGATAGCCTCTTTTGGTTTGAAGCTTATGGAAAAAGAGATTCGCTTTTTAGCGCATTGAAAGATAATGATGCTAAGAAGTTTACCACCATCAACTATGGGCCCTGGGATAGACTAAATAATAATCAGCCATTTATTGAAGGAGTAGGAGCGAAGCCTGCAGGTGCTAACTTCTATCCTGAAAATATGGATAAGGCAGAGTTTGAAAGCGCTAATCTGGAGGGAAGTAAGTCTCTTTATACCTTCATAAGAAGAACTGAAGAGGGTGGCCTCAAAGTGGTGCCTTATTATGACATGTTCTCCGATCAGGTGAACAGAGCAGCCGATTTATTGAAAAAAGCAGCTGGATATGCTGATAACGAGCAGTTGAAAAAATACCTCAACCTTCGTGCAGAGGCATTACTAACAGATGAGTATTATGATAGTGATATCGCCTGGATGGATATGACTACCAACCAAATAGATATTATTGCTGGCCCTATTGAAAACTATGAGGACCAGTTATATGGCTACAAAGCTTCGCATGAGGCTTATGTTTTGGTGAAGGATATGGAATGGAGTGAGAAACTGGCCAAATATGCTACGCTCTTGCCCGAGTTACAAAAAGGCATACCTGTAGCTGAAGAGTACAAAGCTGAAAAGCCTGGTTCTGATTCTCAATTAGCAGCTTTTGATGTTATCTATTATGCTGGTGATTGTAATGCTGGCAGCAAAACTATCGCTGTGAATCTGCCTAATGATGAGGGTGTTCAGTTGAAAAAGGGTACTCGAAGATCTCAATTGAAAAATGCTATGAAAGCCAAGTTTGATAAGATTTTGGTGCCAATAGCTGATGAACTGATTGACGAAAGTCAGCGTAAGCACATCACTTTTGACGCCTTCTTTGCTAACACCATGTTTCATGAGGTAGCACATGGATTGGGTATTAAAAATACCATTAATAACAAAGGTACAGTGCGTGAGGCCTTGAAGGAAAATGCTTCTGCCTTGGAAGAAGGTAAAGCAGATATTCTTGGCCTTTATATGATCACCTGGCTGCATGAAAGAGATGAAGTAGATGGTGAATTGATGGATTATTACACTACCTTCCTGGCCAGTATTTTTAGATCTGTAAGATTTGGAGCTTCAAGCGCTCACGGTAAGGCCAACATGATCAGGTTCAATTACTTCAAAGAACAAGGCGCCTTTACCAGAAATCCGGAGACAGGAAAGTACAAAGTAGATTTCGAAAAAATGGCAGTAGCTATGAACTCGCTATCTGAGAAAATATTGACTCTTCAGGGTGATGGTGATTATGATGGTGTAAGTCAACTTGTGACTGACAAAGCTATGATCTCAGCCGAGCTTCAGGGTGATTTGGACCTTCTTACAGAGAAGAATATTCCAGTAGACATTGTCTTCAAACAAGGGGTGAAAGTGCTCGGACTTTAA
- a CDS encoding DUF4249 domain-containing protein, with product MKKLLYILVVIWPFIQGCEDEVSLDLNDAPPVLVVDAWVNDMSSEQVIKLMMSQPYFDASNPPEVTGAQVSIEDDMGVVFNFSESEPGKYIWDPATSESSFEVGRSYQLTVVYNGDTFEAGSQMNRVPPIDSIVYTYYEERNAFQPEGYYAQFFARDPVGTGDSYWIKTYKNGQYLNRPFDLNIAYDAGFSSGGEIDGLVFIQPIQDAATPLNEDEDAYEPYIPGDSVYVEIHAISNDAFTFLEEVGIQIQRDGGFDEIFAEPLENVPCNINCTTSDTQVVGFFNMASVSAMGKKLEE from the coding sequence ATGAAGAAGTTACTATATATTCTAGTCGTTATCTGGCCATTTATTCAAGGCTGTGAAGATGAGGTGAGCCTTGATCTAAATGATGCACCCCCTGTGTTAGTGGTAGATGCCTGGGTGAATGATATGAGCTCAGAGCAGGTAATCAAACTGATGATGTCTCAGCCATATTTTGATGCTTCTAATCCGCCTGAAGTCACTGGTGCTCAGGTTTCTATAGAGGATGATATGGGAGTTGTCTTTAACTTTAGTGAGTCAGAACCCGGAAAATATATTTGGGATCCGGCTACCAGTGAGTCTTCATTTGAAGTAGGAAGAAGCTACCAACTAACAGTGGTTTATAATGGAGATACTTTTGAAGCTGGTTCTCAGATGAATAGAGTACCACCAATTGATTCCATTGTCTATACCTATTATGAAGAGCGCAATGCATTTCAGCCTGAAGGCTACTATGCTCAGTTCTTTGCCAGAGACCCTGTGGGTACAGGTGATTCGTATTGGATTAAAACTTATAAAAACGGTCAATATTTGAATAGACCTTTTGATCTCAATATCGCCTATGACGCCGGGTTCAGTTCAGGAGGAGAAATAGATGGTTTGGTTTTTATTCAGCCTATTCAGGATGCCGCTACTCCGCTTAATGAGGATGAAGATGCTTATGAACCATATATCCCAGGTGATTCTGTATATGTTGAAATTCATGCCATTTCTAATGATGCTTTTACCTTCCTGGAAGAAGTAGGTATTCAGATTCAAAGGGATGGTGGTTTTGATGAGATATTCGCAGAGCCGCTGGAAAATGTTCCTTGTAACATCAATTGCACTACTTCAGACACTCAGGTGGTGGGCTTTTTTAACATGGCGTCAGTATCAGCGATGGGCAAAAAACTGGAAGAATAA